From Thermodesulfobacteriota bacterium, a single genomic window includes:
- a CDS encoding sensor domain-containing diguanylate cyclase, which translates to MTEEQTVSIYQRLMENEALLKRFYAVEKKILSILSFKDFFEVLLTEIKEQFNIPFVWLSLLKNGSANFLIDSVKTLDESLKSNINLIEKNLFFALIGNQTEPVLANAELKPYFKLLPEGKSYLIKSMAIAPITMDGEVIGSLNHGDASENRFHPNMDTFLLEQLAAKVSLCLSNVTAHERLEFLAYHDPLTGLLNRRVMETVLKREIGRAKRYNMPLSVVFLDLDYFKTVNDTFGHEAGDRLLIHLARSLEQKSRETDIISRFAGDEFVIILPETGSDQANALMNRVKLHLEQTPLIQNGKEIPVSTSFGVASMEDALPEEDDAASILLKKADERLYQKKASRKTKATP; encoded by the coding sequence ATGACAGAAGAGCAGACCGTCTCCATTTATCAACGGCTAATGGAAAACGAGGCCTTATTGAAAAGATTTTATGCCGTTGAAAAAAAAATATTATCCATCTTGAGTTTTAAGGATTTTTTTGAAGTACTTCTGACCGAAATAAAAGAGCAGTTCAATATTCCATTTGTCTGGCTGTCTTTATTAAAAAACGGCAGCGCGAACTTCCTCATCGACTCGGTCAAAACCCTGGATGAATCTTTAAAATCAAACATCAACCTGATTGAAAAAAATCTTTTTTTCGCGCTGATCGGAAATCAGACCGAACCTGTTCTCGCCAACGCTGAGTTAAAACCCTACTTTAAACTGCTCCCGGAAGGCAAAAGCTATCTGATTAAATCCATGGCCATCGCTCCTATCACCATGGACGGAGAAGTTATCGGCAGCCTCAACCATGGTGACGCCTCCGAGAACCGTTTTCACCCGAATATGGACACTTTTCTGCTGGAGCAACTGGCCGCAAAGGTATCCTTATGCCTCTCCAATGTTACGGCCCATGAGAGGCTGGAGTTTTTAGCCTATCATGATCCATTAACCGGTCTACTCAACCGGAGAGTGATGGAAACGGTTTTAAAAAGAGAGATTGGCCGTGCCAAACGCTATAATATGCCGCTATCTGTAGTGTTTCTGGATCTGGATTATTTTAAAACGGTTAATGACACGTTCGGGCATGAGGCCGGGGACAGACTGCTGATTCATCTGGCCAGAAGCCTGGAACAAAAATCCAGGGAAACGGACATCATCTCCCGATTCGCCGGAGACGAGTTTGTGATTATTCTCCCTGAAACCGGCAGTGACCAGGCGAACGCCTTGATGAACCGCGTCAAACTTCATCTGGAACAGACGCCGCTGATTCAGAACGGAAAGGAAATACCGGTATCCACCAGCTTCGGCGTCGCCTCCATGGAGGACGCTTTACCGGAAGAAGATGATGCCGCCTCAATTCTTCTTAAAAAAGCGGATGAACGACTCTATCAGAAAAAAGCGTCCAGAAAAACAAAAGCCACGCCCTGA
- a CDS encoding NAD-dependent epimerase — protein sequence MQLEFERVLVTGAAGFIGYHLARRLLNQGYSVIGLDNLHDYYDVSLKEDRLKQLATYSRFQFQKTDLSRMEALSALFEANPIDVVVNLAAQAGVRYSLKNPHVYVDTNLSGFVNLLECCRHCAVKHLVFASSSSVYGANTRMPFSVHDNVDHPVSLYAATKKSNELLAHAYCHLYNLPVTGLRFFTVYGPWGRPDMALFLFTRAILAGQPIQVFNHGNMQRDFTYIDDIVEGVFRVMKTIPEPDPHWSGHQPDPGTSYGPYRLYNIGNNQPVSLLRFIEVLEMHLGMKARKEFLGMQPGDVPATCADIDDLYQAVGFKPTTSIEEGIGRFVEWYKYYYRV from the coding sequence ATGCAACTTGAATTCGAACGTGTGCTGGTTACAGGTGCCGCCGGATTTATCGGTTATCATCTGGCTCGACGGTTATTAAATCAAGGTTATTCGGTAATCGGCCTGGACAACCTGCATGATTATTATGATGTGAGCTTGAAAGAGGATCGTCTCAAGCAACTGGCAACGTATTCACGCTTCCAGTTCCAGAAAACGGACTTGAGCCGGATGGAGGCCCTGTCAGCGCTTTTCGAGGCCAACCCCATCGATGTCGTGGTTAACCTGGCGGCCCAGGCGGGGGTCCGGTATTCCCTGAAAAATCCCCATGTCTACGTGGACACCAACCTGTCCGGTTTTGTCAACCTTCTGGAATGTTGCCGCCATTGCGCGGTTAAACATCTGGTGTTCGCCTCGTCAAGTTCAGTTTACGGGGCCAATACCCGGATGCCCTTTTCCGTTCATGATAACGTGGATCATCCGGTTTCTCTGTACGCGGCCACAAAAAAATCCAATGAACTCCTGGCGCATGCCTATTGCCATCTATACAATCTGCCCGTGACCGGCCTGCGGTTTTTTACGGTATACGGACCATGGGGAAGGCCGGATATGGCGTTGTTTCTGTTTACCCGGGCCATTCTTGCCGGACAACCCATCCAGGTCTTTAATCACGGCAACATGCAACGGGATTTCACTTACATCGATGATATTGTTGAGGGGGTCTTCCGGGTGATGAAAACGATTCCGGAGCCTGATCCCCATTGGTCCGGCCATCAACCGGACCCCGGGACATCCTATGGACCTTACCGCCTCTATAATATAGGCAACAACCAGCCGGTTTCGCTGCTTCGATTTATAGAGGTTCTGGAAATGCACCTGGGGATGAAAGCCAGAAAAGAGTTCCTGGGCATGCAGCCGGGCGATGTACCCGCGACCTGTGCCGATATCGATGATTTATACCAAGCCGTCGGTTTTAAACCGACCACCTCCATTGAGGAGGGAATAGGACGTTTTGTGGAATGGTACAAATACTATTACAGGGTTTAA